ACCTTAACAGCCGGCGATCCGGCTGCAAGTGAACTTGCCGCTGCTGCCCCCAGAACTGGAAAACCGGTTGATCGTGGTCCAGCCAACACGCCGGTTGTAACCCACCCACGCTTCGCCGTCCGAGGCGATGCCGGTGAAGAAAGTCAGCTGGCCATAACGACTGTTGGTTTGAGCCCAGTAGCGATTTTCAGCGGCTTCGAAGCCGCGCAAATAGATCGTGCTACCGGCGGTATTGACGCTGTAGGCATTGCCCTGGCCGTCCACACAGGCCAGCAGGTTGGCGCTGCGAGTGCAGTTGGCGAGGGTTGGCACTTGCGCCTCGATATCGACTGCCACTAGCAGCGCAGCGATCAGCAGCGCGAATTTCAGGGCATTACCCATGGTTTTTCTCACCGATCAGGACGGCCTTCAGCATCGTGTGCTTTGGCACCGCAGACAACAGGGCTGGATAAATAATGTTGTTACACTATAACATTATAAAGGCCCGACGATATGACCGGGAAAACCTGTGAGGAACCTCAAATGCCTAATCGTTTACCCGTCACGGTGCTGTCGGGCTTTCTTGGAGCGGGGAAAAGTACACTTCTTAATTACGTACTACGTAATCGTACTAATCTGCGTGTTGCTGTAATCGTCAATGATATGAGTGAAATCAACATCGATGGCAGCGAGGTCCAGCGTGATGTCAGTCTCAATCGTGCCGAGGAGAAGCTCGTCGAGATGAGTAATGGCTGCATCTGCTGCACTCTGCGCGAGGATCTGCTGGAGGAGGTGAGCAACCTTGCCCGGGAAGGGCGTTTCGATTATCTGCTGATCGAGTCCACGGGCATTTCCGAGCCGCTGCCCGTGGCGGAGACGTTCACCTTTCGCGATGAGAGGGGTCAGAGCCTCAGCGATATCGCGCGCCTGGACACACTGGTTACCGTCGTCGACGGCCTGAATTTCCTTCCTGATTACCAGGCTGCGCAAAGCCTGGCTTCCCGTGGCGAAACCCTGGGCGAAGAGGATGAGCGGGCCATCACGGACCTGCTGATCGAGCAGATCGAATTTGCCGACGTCATCCTGATCAGCAAGATCGACATGATCAGTAGCCAGGAACGCCAGGAGCTGACGGCAATCCTCCAACGGCTTAATTCTCAGGCAGAGATCATTCCCATGGTCATGGGCGAGGTACCGCTGGAGAAAATCCTCAATACCGGTCGCTTCAACTTCGAGAAAGCCGCCCAGGCACCTGGCTGGTTGCAGGAGCTGCGCGGCGAGCACACACCGGAAACCCAGGAATACGGCATCGCTTCCAGTGCCTATCGCGCGCGCCGTCCCTTTCATCCACAGCGCTTTTTCAATTTCATCGATGGTGAATGGCTCAACGGTAATCTGCTGCGCTCCAAGGGCTTCTTCTGGTTGGCGAGCAAGCCGATGCACGCCGGCAGTTGGTCACAGGCAGGCGGGATGATGCGCCATGGCTACGCTGGTCGCTGGTGGCGTTTCGTGCCGAAGGAACAGTGGCCGCAAGACGAGGAAAGCACGGCCGCCATCATGAAGAACTGGAATGCCGATGCAGGCGATTGCCGGCAGGAACTGGTGTTCATCGGCCAGAATATCGATTTCGCGCAGCTCACCCGTGAACTGGACAATTGTCTGCTGACCGATGACGAAATGGCCTTGGGGGCCGAGGCTTGGCGCTTGTTGCCCGATCCGTTTGGTCCCTGGTTCGATGAGGCCGCCTGATCGCGCCACCGCTCAAGGTTTGAGCCAGGTTCCCTGGCTCTGGGCTTCGCAGAACGGTTTCAGATACGCCGCATCGGTGGCGACGCCGTAATAGTGAATATCCTGCCGGTAAGGCATATTGGCCACTTGAGCGTTGCTGCACACGCCGAATGCACCGCCGGGACACTGGTCAACGTATTGCACTTCGACTTTCTGCCCGGCCAGGGTGGGCTGGCAGAAACCGTCGGCGAACAGTTTTTCCGGGATGTTGCGATTCTGCTGACAGACTTTCACGTCCAGTCGTTCTGCCTGGCTGTGGACAACGCAGGCCTGGGCGAGCGCCTCATTGGCAGCCAGCATCAGCAATAATGACCATCCCATCCAACGCATCCGCACCTCCCAAGAAGCCTTCAATCATGTTGCAGAACATTCCCACCCACGTCA
This genomic interval from Pseudomonas putida contains the following:
- a CDS encoding glutamine synthetase translates to MGNALKFALLIAALLVAVDIEAQVPTLANCTRSANLLACVDGQGNAYSVNTAGSTIYLRGFEAAENRYWAQTNSRYGQLTFFTGIASDGEAWVGYNRRVGWTTINRFSSSGGSSGKFTCSRIAGC
- the zigA gene encoding zinc metallochaperone GTPase ZigA, whose translation is MPNRLPVTVLSGFLGAGKSTLLNYVLRNRTNLRVAVIVNDMSEINIDGSEVQRDVSLNRAEEKLVEMSNGCICCTLREDLLEEVSNLAREGRFDYLLIESTGISEPLPVAETFTFRDERGQSLSDIARLDTLVTVVDGLNFLPDYQAAQSLASRGETLGEEDERAITDLLIEQIEFADVILISKIDMISSQERQELTAILQRLNSQAEIIPMVMGEVPLEKILNTGRFNFEKAAQAPGWLQELRGEHTPETQEYGIASSAYRARRPFHPQRFFNFIDGEWLNGNLLRSKGFFWLASKPMHAGSWSQAGGMMRHGYAGRWWRFVPKEQWPQDEESTAAIMKNWNADAGDCRQELVFIGQNIDFAQLTRELDNCLLTDDEMALGAEAWRLLPDPFGPWFDEAA
- a CDS encoding NADH:ubiquinone oxidoreductase, with amino-acid sequence MRWMGWSLLLMLAANEALAQACVVHSQAERLDVKVCQQNRNIPEKLFADGFCQPTLAGQKVEVQYVDQCPGGAFGVCSNAQVANMPYRQDIHYYGVATDAAYLKPFCEAQSQGTWLKP